The genomic stretch CCTGTCAACACCAAGTTCTCTCTTTAAAGCGGTCGTAAAACCGGGGTTGTACGCCACCCCGCCTATCATTACGATGTCAGGGTTTACGCCTACTCGTCGTATCATGGACACAATCCTACTGGCCACAGCGTCGTGGATAGCCCTGCTTATATCCTTTTTCTGAGTCTTGGCATGGATAAGGCCGACAACCTCGGACTCAGCAAATATCGTGCATTGCGCGTTCATCGGAATTGGATTATCCGAAGAAAGAGCGAGGTTTCCCATCTCAGCCAGCGGAGTTTCCAGCGCTCTGCCCATTGCTTCGATAAAGGCCCCAGCGCCTGCTGCGCATTTTTCATTAATAGCAAAATCTATAACATTGCCGTTTTCATCGAATTTAGCGGCTCGTGAGGCTTCCGCTCCTACGTCGGCAACTGTTCGGCTGTCTGGAAAAAAGTAATTGGCGCCGGCCGCCATAGCTTTAATATCATTTACTTTTATGTCCGCTTCCTGGATTGATTTCGCCCCTGATCCAGTGCCTCCAATGCTCTCAATATCTTCTGAGTTTATGCCCGCGTCCTTCAGCGCCATCTCAAACGAATCCTTGACAGCCTCGGCCT from Desulfomonilaceae bacterium encodes the following:
- a CDS encoding acyl-CoA dehydratase activase; amino-acid sequence: MITAGIDCGAKNTKSVILKDGKIIGKGMVLTGFEQAEAVKDSFEMALKDAGINSEDIESIGGTGSGAKSIQEADIKVNDIKAMAAGANYFFPDSRTVADVGAEASRAAKFDENGNVIDFAINEKCAAGAGAFIEAMGRALETPLAEMGNLALSSDNPIPMNAQCTIFAESEVVGLIHAKTQKKDISRAIHDAVASRIVSMIRRVGVNPDIVMIGGVAYNPGFTTALKRELGVDRIYIPDEPEFGTAVGAAVVAAKK